Genomic DNA from Desulfuromonas versatilis:
GGATCATGGGATTCTCCTTGGATAAAATTGGCTAGGGGCGTGTCAGAAAATATAATCACCGGGTCCGGTACTGTAAAGCCAAGGTTGCATTTCTCTTGCCGGCTTTTCCCTCTCAGGGAAGGACCAGCCGTGTATGGCTGCCGTCGCGCCCGGAAAACACGTCGAGGCGCAGGGGCATCTGTTCCTTGAGTTCGGCGACGTGGGAGATGACACCGATCATGCGCCCGGCGGCCTGCAGGTCGATCAGGGTGCGCACCGCGAGTTCGAGGGATTCGGCGTCGAGGCTGCCGAAACCCTCATCGATGAACAGGGTGTCGAGGCGGACGCCGCCGGCATAGGCCTGGACCACGTCGGAGAGCCCCAGCGCCAGGGAGAGCGCGGCCATGAAGCTCTCCCCCCCGGAGAGGGTAGCCACCGGGCGCACCTTGCCGGTGTAGGCGTCCTCCACCTCGAGCTCCAGCCCCGAGGCCTTGTTCCCCTTGGCCCGCTCTTCCTTGCGCAGCAGCTGGTAGCGCCCCTTGCTCATCAGGCTCAGCCGTTGGCTGGCCTCGATCAGCACGTCATCGAGCAGCACGCTGAGCACGAACCGTTGCAGGCTGATCTTGTCCCCGGTCTGGCCGTTGGCGACGTCGCTGAGGGTGCCGATCACGGCGTACTGCCGGTCGAGTTCGGCCTGCTGGGCCGCGCTGCGGGCCAGTTTGTCGCAGGTGTCCCGCAGCAGCTTCAGCCGGCCCTCGAGCTGCTGCCAGCGGGATGCTGCCTGGTTTTTTTCGTTTTCGGCCAGGCGCAGCGCCTCCTCCAGGGCTGCCAGGTCGGGGCGGCTCCTGCCCTGCAGGGCTTCGCGCTGCTGGCCGAGGGCCCCGGCGACCAGCTGGCTCTGGCGGTCGTAATCGGCGATGTTCTGGCGCAAAGCCTCGAGGGGCGCCTCGTCGAGGAGGGCTGCGCGGTAGGCCTGCTCGTCGGCGAAGGGGCCGCTGTCCAGAACCGAAAGGCACTTGGCGCCGGCGGTTTGCAGCGCCGCGTCGGTTTTTCTGAGCTGCTGTTCGGCGGCATCGGCGGCCGCCTTGGCTGCCCTTGCATCCCCCAGGGCCTTCTGGTGGCTGTCGCTGATCTCCCTGATCCGCTTTTCCACCCCGGCGATCTGCTGCCGGGCCTGATCGAGCGCCCGGGACAGCGCTCCGGCCTCCCGGTAGGCTTCGGGAAGCTCCTGTTCGGCGGTCTCCGCCTGGGCCTTGGCCGCCGCCGCGGCGCTTTTGCGGTCCAGCACCGCCCTGCGCAGCTGTTCCAGGTCGCTGCCCTGTGCCTGGCGCAGCTCGGACGGGTTCAGCCCCCGCTGGTTGGCAGCCGCCTGCAGCTCGTCCAGGGCGCGCTCGATCTCGCCGGCCGGACGATCGGCCTCGGCCCCGAGGTCCTGGCGGCAGCGCTCCTGCCGTTGCTGCAGTTCGCGCAGGCGATTTTGCTCTTCCCCGTACTGCTCGCGGGCGAGCTGCAGTTCGTCGTTGGCGGCGCGCAGCTCCTGCCGGGCCTCTTCCACCTGCCGCTGGGTCGGCAGGGGCGCCTCGCTGCGGGCCGGAAAGGGATGCTCGCGGCTGCCGCAGACCGGGCAGGGCTCGCCCGTCTGCAGTTCGGCGGCGAGGATCGCCGCCTGCCCCTGGTGCCAGGCCAGCTCCAGCTTTTTCGCCTTTTTCTCCAACTCCTCGCAGCGCTGGCGCAGTATGCCCCCCTGATCTTTGCGGATCTGCAGCAGTTTCTGCTGCCTGGCGAGTTCCCTGCCCAGTCGTTCCAGCTCCAGCCACAACCCCTTGCGCTCGGCGAGCAGCTTGTGCTGCAGCAGCAGCTCGGTCCGCTCGGAATCTTCGACGGCCTTCTGCCAGGCCTGCCGGGTGTCGGCCATCCTGTCGGCCCGGGCCCGATAGCCCTCGAGCAGGGTCGCCTGCTGCTTGGCCTGATCGAGTTCGCTCTGCAGCGGCGCGGTTTCCTCAAGTCTCTTGATGGCGGCGGCCAGACGCTCCTCGGCGTTTCGCAAGCGGCCGGCAGCAAGCTCGGCCTCTTTCTGGGTCTGCCTAAAGTCCCTATCGCAGCGGGCCCGCTCGTCGAACACCGGCCTGAGTTTTGCCGCCTGCTCGGCGGCCCGCAAACGGGCGCGCTCCCGGTCGATGGTCTCCTGCTGCCGGTTCAGTTCGGCCTGCCTGCACTGGAGCTTTTCCAGCTCCAGGAAGGATTTCTCCAGGGCCTGAGCCTGTTGCTGATCCTTGCCCGCGGCAATGAAGGCCAGCTCCCGCCGGTCTTTTTCCTTAGTCGCCTTAGCCACTTCGGGCGCCAGCTCGGCGAGTTCGCTCTCCAGGGCGGCGTCGCTTTCCACTCCGGCCCCCTCCAGGATCCCCTGGCGCAGCTGCTGGCGGCGTTCGCGCTCCCGGCGGATCTCCGCGGCCTGGGCCTTGAGGCTCTCCTCGAGCCGTTTGTAGATGCGGGTCTGGAAGAGCTGGCTGAAGATCTTCTCCCGGTCGCTCGAGTCGGCCAGCAGCAGCTGGCGGAATTTGCCCTGGGGCAGGACCATCACCTGGCGAAACTGGTCGACGGAGAGCCCGGTGAGCTCCTCGATCTCCCGGGTAGCCTCGGTCACCTTGCTGGCCACCAGCAGGGTTTCGCTGCCGTCGGCGTGCAGTTCGAAAAGCTGGGCCTCGGCGCTCTGGCTGGTGGTCCCCTCACCGCGCGCCTTGGGCCGCTGCTGCTCGGGGACGCGGCGGATGCGAAAGCGCCGCCCCGAAAACTCGAAAACCAGGGTGACCTCGGTGAGGGTCTCCAGCGCCGCCAGGTCGCAGCGCATCTGCGCTCCCTCGCGCTCGTCGCCGGTGGTCTTGCCGTAGAGAGCGAAGCAGATGGCGTCGAGGATGGTGGTCTTGCCGGCCCCGGTGGGCCCGTTGATGAGAAACAGCGGGTTCTCGTCCAGCGCCTCGAAGGGGATTGTTTCCTCTGCCGGAAAGGGACCGAAGGCCGTCATGGTCAGGGACAGCGGCCGCATGCTCAGTTCCCCCCTTCCCGGTGCAGGGTCTCGAGGCAGGCGGCGAGGGCCTTTTCCTGCTCCGCGCTGAGTCCCTCGCCGGTGACCTGGCGGAAGAAGTCCTCGAACATCGCCATCTCCCCACGCTTGAGTCGTTCGCGGCTCATTTCCAGCCGCTCGCTGCGCGACATCAGCCCGGGTCGCTCCAGGTGCAGCACGTTGGGGTAGACCTCGCGCAGCTTGTTCATCACATCGAGGATCGCGTGGGTATCGCTGAGGCGCACCAGCAGGTAGTCCTCGCGGCGGGGGTCGTTTTTGCCTTTGGCCAACAGCTCGTCCAGGGCCCCCTCGACGACCCGCATGTCGCGCAGCGGCCGCAGGGGGATCTGCTCGATGGCGGCCTGGCCCGCGGCATCGAGCTCGACCAGGGTGACCGCCTTGCGCTGGCGCTCCTCGGAAAAGGAGTATTTCAGCGGCGAACCCGAGTAGCGGATGTGCTCGGCCCCGCGGAACTGGGGACCGTGCAGGTGACCGAGGGCGGCGTAGGCAAAGTCCCTGAAATAGTCGGCCGAGACCTGGTCGGCGCCGCCGATGTTGAGGGGGCGCTCGGATTCGGAAGTTTCGCCGCCGGCGAGAAAGCAGTGGGCGATCACCACGCAGGGACGGCCCGGGGGATTGTCGCTGCGGACCTGTTCCAACAGGTGGGCCATGGCCGCGTCGTGGCTGGCGACCTCCACCTGGTGAAGGTTGCGCACCGTGGCGGGGTCGGCGTAGGGGACGGGGTAGAAGGCCACTTCGCCGTGGCGGCCCTTGAGCAGCACCGGCCGCGGCCGCCGCCAGAGCGGCCCGACCACGTGCAGGCCGGCCCCGGCCAGCTGCCGCGCGCCGAAGGCCAGGCGCTCGGGGCCGTCGTGGTTGCCGGCGATGAGAATCATCGGCACCTGCAGCTCGTTGCAGATGCGGTTGACCGTTTCATCGAGCAGGGCGACGGCCGCCGCGGGGGGGACCGAGCGGTCGTAGATGTCGCCGGCCACGATGACCGCATCCACCTGCCGTTCGCGGACGAGGTCGACGATCTGCCGCAGAACGTGGCGCTGGTCCTCGAGCAGCGAGATGTTATGAAACTGGCGCCCGATGTGCCAGTCCGAGGTGTGGAGAAAACGCATGATCCGTTGGCCCGAGCGAAAGGGGATTTTCGAAAGGAATTTCGCCAAGAGGATAACAACAGGGAAAGACAAGGGAAAGGGAAATCGGCGGCAGGCCCCCGGGGGATGCGGTAGCCGCCCGGGGCACCACTTTTTCAATTCGCCCCGGGGAGGGTAAACTAAGGTAAGGGGCTGATGTGGCAACGACGGAAAATGGGGGAGAACGATGAAACGCTGGCTGGTGAGCGGATGGCTGGTTCTGGCTCTATCTCTGGCGGGTGGCGGCTCTGCCGCGGCCATGCGCTGCGGCAACGACCTGGTCCTGGTCGGCGAACGCAAGCTGGAGGTGTTGAAAAGCTGCGGGGAGCCCGATTTCGTCGATACCTGGGAGGAGCGACGCCGCGAGCGGATCTACTATTTCGGGCATTGGTACCCGGACTACCGGCTGGTGGTGGTGGAGGAGTGGACCTACAACTTCGGCCCCAGCCTGTTCATGCGAACCCTGACCTTCGAAAACGGCCGCCTGGTCGAGATCGAAACCGGTGACTACGGCTTCTGAAGGCGCCCATCCCCGGCAGTCAGCTGCCAATAAACTCGCGCAGATCCGCTGCCAGGCCGCGCAGGCTATCGGGGGTAAGCCGGGTCATCCCGCCACAGTGCCGGCAGAGACGGGGTCTGCCGGGAAACAATTCGGTCAGTTTCTCACGGAAAATGGTTTTGCAGTCGGGGCATTCGTAACTGATGGACAGGTCCATGCCGTTTCCCCTTCTTGGCGAGATGGTTAGGAAGAGTTTGCATTCTGCCAGTTCGGTTAAGATTTATCAATAGCTGATTTCCGGACTCCGGCTGCCCCACCGGACTTGAACGGTGGGCCCGCAGCGGGTACCCTTTAACCGTTGGATGGCTGGTCCGGACGCTGCATCAGGCCGAACAACCCTTGAACGAAAAGGAGGTTGCCGTGGGGTTCGACTTCGCAGGTTATGAACAGCTGATCGCCGTCCAGGCCGAACAGAGCCTGGCCCTGGCCGACACCCCTGGGGAGATGGCCGGTGCGATGAAAAGGCTTTTCCGGCGGGTCGAGGAGGATTTGGCGGCGCATCAGGGGGAGGAGGCCCGGCATATCGCCTGCGCCGAGGGGTGCGGTACCTGCTGCACGGTCAATGTCGCGGTGCTGATCCCCGAGGCGATCGCCATTTGCCATTATCTCACCGAAGCCAGAAGCTCTGCCGAACTGGGCGCACTGGGGCGGGGTCTTGACGAGCTGGACCGCGAAACCCGCTGGCTCGATGATGAGGAGCGCATTGTTGCACAGCGCCCCTGCGCCTTTCTCGATGCCCGGGGGGCCTGCTCCATCTATCCCGTGCGGCCGCTGCTGTGCCGCTCGGTGACCTCCACCGATGCCGAGCGCTGCCGCGAGGCCATCTGCGGGGCGGTTTTCGGCGAACAAGTCCCGGTGCTGATGAACCTGTTTCAGAAATCCTTGATGGAATCGGCCTTCGCCGGTCTGGCCCGGGGGCTGGAACTGGCCGGGCTCGACGCCGGCGGGGGGCGGCTGACCGGGGCCACCAGGCAGCTGCTGGACGAGCCGGCACTGGCCGATGCCTTTCTCGCCGGCGAGCCCTTTCCCCGCTGCTCCGGATAACTAAAGGAGGCCGCGGCGCGCCGTCTTCAGTCGGTTGCCGGTCGGTTGCGAAGATGGCGGATCAGCGCCAGGGCGTCGCTCGGGCTCAGACGCCCCACCGGGCCGTTGCTGTAGGTGGCGTTGACGATCTTCCCCCATTGCAGGATGAAGGCAAAGGGTTGGATGATATGGCGCCGGTGTTCGTAGAAGGCGCCGATTTTTCGGGCCACCTCCTCTGCGTCCAAGTCGTAGAGCACGGTGAAGCTCAGGCCGTTGATCCGCTCCATGTCGAGCGCTTCCTGGCGCGAGCCGCTGGACATGGCGAAAAGCGATACGTCGAGGAGTTCGAACTGTTCGAAATGCTTCTGGAAATCAGCCAACTGCTGATGGCAGAACGGTCACCAGTTGGCCCGGTAGCCGAGCAGGATCGCCCACTCGGTGGCGATATCCCGGGGCAGGTGGACGGCCCGGCAGTCGGTGGCTATGGCGGTCAGGTCGGGGAATCTGCTTTCAACAGGGAGCATAAGCACCTCGCTATTCAAATGGCGCTGGAATGGATCGCCTGTTTAATTATTCCACCCTGCACGAGACTGTCAAACCCCTCGAAATGACTATCCCTCGTACAGGCAGGCCGGTTCCCGGGCCAGGCCCCGCGAGAAGATCTCGGCCAACTGCTCGGCGGGCATGGGGCGGGCGAAATAATACCCTTGCATCTCCTTGCAGCGGCGCTGGTGCAGAAAACCCAGCTGGTCCTTGCGTTCCACCCCCTCGGCGATGACCTCCAGGTTGAGGCTGCCGGCCATGGCCAGAATGGCCTCGACGATGGCGGCATCGTCGGCATCGTTGGGGATGTCCCGCACGAACTCCTGGGCGATCTTGATGCGATCGATGGGGAAGTGCTTGAGATAGGTCAAGGATGAGTAGCCGGTGCCGAAATCGTCGATGGCCAGGTGGATGTTGCGAACCTTGAGGTCGGTCAGGGTCATGATAGCGTCCTGGACGTTTTCCATGACGATGCTTTCGGTCAGCTCCAGCTCCAGCAGGTTCGGATCGAGGCCGGTTTCCTGGAGGATCCGCTCCACCGTCTCGAGAAACTCGGGATGGTTGAACTGGCGGGCCGAAACGTTGACCGCTATGCGCAGCCCGGGAACGCCCGCGGCCTGCCAGGCCCTGGCCTGGGCACAGGCGGTGCGCAGCACCCATTCCCCAAGCGGCAGAATCAGCCCGGTCTCCTCGGCGATGGGGATGAACTTCTCCGGCGGGATCAGACCCTTTTCCGGGTGGCGCCAGCGAGCCAGCGCCTCCACCCCGGTGATTCTTCCCGAGGCCAGGTCGAGCTGGGGCTGGTAGACGAGGAACAGTTCGCCGCGTTTGAGCGCCTGGCGCAGGCTGGTCTCGAGGTTGAGTTTCTCCAGCGCGCGGGCGTTCATCTCCGCGGAGAAGAACTGGTAGGTGTTGCGTCCCAGCTCCTTGGCATGGTACATGGCAAAATCGGCGTTGCCGATCAGGGTCGACACGTCCGCCCCGTCGTTGGGGTAGATGGCGATGCCGATGCTGGCGGTGGTGACGAACTCCCGGCCATCGAACTGTACGGGCTGGCCGACGACCCGCAGCAGCCTTTTGGCGAAAGCCACCGGGTCCTGATGGTGGGTGAAGTCGGTGCTGATGATGACGAATTCGTCACCTCCCAGCCTGGCCACGGTGTCGCCCTCCCGGACGCATTTTTTCAGGCGGTTGGCGACCACCTGCAGCAGGCGATCGCCGGTGGCGTGGCCGAGGGTGTCGTTGATGCTCTTGAACCGGTCAAGGTCCAGAAACATCAGGCCCACCCCGGCCCCTTCGCGGTGGGCCTGGGCCATCGCCTGGCTGAGGCGGTCCTGGAACAGGGAGCGATTGGGCAGTCCGGTCAGGGTGTCGTAGTAGGCGAGCTTCTCGATCTCCTGTTCCGATCGCCGGCGTTCGGTGACATCGGTCACCACGGCCAGGCTTCGGCGGATATTCCCGCCGCGGTCCCGTTCCGCGACCGCGGATAACAGGGCATCGATGACCTCGCCGTGTTTCTTGACCAGTTGGCAGGCTACGTCCTTCACCTGGCCGGTGGTGAAAAGCTCGGGCAGGGTGAGGGTTTCCGCTGTTTGCCGGGAGCCTTCGGTCATGAACTCGGTCAGGGGATGGCCGATGACCTCTTCGCGCCGGTACCCCAGGGTCTCCAGCCAGCAATCGCTGACGCTGACCAGGCGTCCGCCGGCATCGATGGAGTGGAGCATGACCGGGGTGCGCTGATAGAGCTCGCGAAAGTGTCTGGCCGCTTCCAGCTCCTGCCCATTGGGACGGTTGGCAAGCCGCCGCCAGAGATAGAGCAGCGGACCGCCCAATCCGCCCAACGCCAGGGCGGCGACTACGGATTCCCCTGGCGGCAGGTTTTCCTGGGCAAGACCCTGCACCATGGTCGGCAGACTGAAGAACAATCCGCCGGCCAGCGAGCAGAGAAGCAGGCAAATGAGATGCTTTCTCATGGGCATCCTGAGTTTCGCAACGGCACCCGGGGAGGATGCATTAACCCCATAATTTCATCGCAATCCTTGAAAAAGTCAATGAAAAGCCCCCGCCGGCCAAGGAGTATTTCCTGTGCGGCCTTCTCAGTGGGGGGGGCCTTCCTGCATCGCGCGGGAAGTAGCGCAACAGGGCCGGGGAAATGGCTCCCGGGAGGCGTGGAAGTTTGGAATCAGTTGTGCTAACATTTCACCAGAAGTCATTAAATCCAGAGAGGGCGGGCGTTTGTGAGTAAGCAATTGCCGTCGGAGGACGCGCGGGTTCTTCCCCGGAGCAAGACCAGGACCGTCCCTCCGCAACAGTTCAGGGTATTGATGCACAACGACGATTACACCACCATGGAGTTCGTCGTTCAGGTATTGGAGGCAGTTTTTCGCAAACCGCCCACGGAGGCCAACCAGATCATGCTCAACATCCACCTGAAAGGGGTCGGGCTCTGCGGGGTTTATCCCCATGAAATTGCCGAAACCAAGGTGGATAAGGTGCATGCCATGGCCCGTTCCGAGGGCTTTCCCCTGCGCTGCAGCATGGAGCAGGTTTAGAGGTACGGCGGGTGATGTTCAGTCAGGAAGTTCAGATTACCTTTTCCCTCGCGGTGCGTGAGGCCCAGCGCCGGCACCACGAATACTTGACCACCGAGCATGTGCTCTATGCGATGCTCTTCGAGGAGAGCGGGCAGGAGTTGCTGCGCAATTGCGGGGGGGATCTGGAGCTGTTGCGTTCCGAGCTGGAGGAGTTTTTCTCCAGCCAGCTCGAGCCCCTGCCCGGGAGCGAGGAGTCGGTCCCGGAGCAGACGGTAGGGCTCCAGCGGGTTCTGCAGCGCACCGTGATCCACATGCATTCGGCGGGCAAACAGCAGATCCTGGTCGGCGACGTGCTTGCGGCCATTCTCGAGGAGCGCAACTCCCACGCCGCCCAGTTGCTCGAGTCCCAGGGGCTGAGCCGGCTGGACGTGCTCAACTTCATCTCCCATGGCGTGGCCAAGGTTCCCGGCGAAGAAAAATCCAACAGCCAGCCTGCGCCCGAGGGGGGGGAGGAGCCTGCCCCGGCACCCAAGAAAGGCGCGCCGGCCCGCGACCCTCTCGAGGCCTTCACCGTCAATCTGGTGGAGCGTGCCCGCCTGGGGAAGATCGACCCCCTGGTAGGTCGGGCCGCCGAGCTCGAGCGGACCATCCAGGTGCTCTGCCGGCGGCGCAAGAACAACCCGATCTACGTCGGCGATCCCGGCGTGGGCAAGACGGCCATCGCCGAGGGGCTGGCCCTCAGGATCCATCAGGGCGAGGTGCCGGAGGTCCTGCAGGACTTCGAAATCTATACCCTCGACATGGGCGCCCTGTTGGCCGGGACCAAGTTTCGCGGCGACTTCGAGGAGCGGATCAAGGCGGTGCTCGGCGCCCTGCAGAAAAAGCCGCGGGCGATCCTGTTCATCGACGAGATCCACACCATCGTCGGAGCCGGCGCCACCAGCGGCGGTTCGCTCGATGCCTCCAACCTGCTCAAACCGGTGCTCGCCACCGGTGAGTTGCGCTGCATCGGCTCGACCACCTACGAGGAATACAAGAACCTCTTCGACAAGGACCGGGCGCTCTCCAGGCGTTTCCAGAAAATCGACATCCTCGAGCCGAGCGTGGCCGAAACCGTGGAGATCCTCAAGGGACTGCGCAGCTACTACGAAGAGCACCACGGGGTCAGCTACAGCGACGAGGCCCTGCAGGCGGCGGCCGAGCTCTCGGCGCGGCACATCAACTACCGCCACCTGCCGGACAAGGCCATCGACGTGATCGACGAGGTCGGCTCCTGGTTCCGCATCCACCCCCAGGCGAAAAACCTGGTGGGGGTCGCCGAGGTGGAAAAAGTCGTGGCCTCCATGGCGCGGGTGCCCACCCGCAGTGTCAGCACATCGGATCGCCGCCGGCTGAAAAACCTGGACCGGGACCTGAAACGCAAAGTCTTCGGCCAGGATGCCGCCATCGATGTGCTTTGCCGCTCGATCCTGCGCTCCCGGGCCGGGCTGGGCCATCCGGAAAAGCCGGTGGGCTCCTTCCTGTTCACCGGACCGACCGGGGTCGGCAAGACCGAGGTCGCCCGCCAGCTCGCCCTGCAGATGGGAGTGGAGTTCATCCGTTTCGATATGAGCGAGTACATGGAGAAGCACTCGGTGGCGCGGCTGATCGGAGCCCCGCCGGGCTACGTGGGGTTCGACCAGGGGGGGCTACTCACCGACGGCGTGGTCAAGAACCCCTACGCAGTGCTGCTGCTCGACGAGATCGAGAAGGCCCACCCCGACCTGTTCAGCATTCTCTTGCAGGTCATGGACCACGGCACCCTGACCGACAACAACGGCAAGAAGGCCGATTTCCGCAACGTGGTGCTGATCATGACCAGCAATGCCGGGGCCCGGGAGCTGAGCGCCAACCCCATCGGCTTCGGCAGCCCCGGGCCGGCCAGCGCCAAGCAGGCCATTGAAAAGACCTTTTCCCCGGAATTCCGCAACCGCCTCGACGCGATCATCCCCTTCGGGGCGTTGAGCGAGGAGGTCATGCTCAAGGTGGTGGACAAGTTCGTGGGCGAATTGAGGGCCCAGCTCGAAGAGCGGGAGGTCACCCTGTCCCTGTCGGCGGGGGCCCGGCGCCACCTGGCCCGCAGCGGCTACGATCCCCTTTACGGGGCGCGCCCCCTGGCCCGGCTGCTTCAGTCCCGGATCAGCGACGTGATCGCCGGCGAGATCCTCTTCGGCAAACTCAACCGGGGCGGCCAGGTGAGTGTCGGCATCAAGGGCGAGACCCTGACCTTTGCCTACGACTCCGGAAAGTGAAATGCGCAGGCGGCAGGCCTGATTCCCTGCCGCCTCACCCCCTAGGTTTCCGCTCTCAGGGTATTTGAACCTTGTGCCTGTCTTCCAGCTGATTGACCAGCCCGTTTTCCCTCCGCCCCGTCTGGCCGACCCCGAAGGGTTGCTGGCCGTGGGCGGAGATCTCTCCCCGGCCCGCCTGCTGCTGGCTTATTCCATGGGGATTTTCCCCTGGTTCAACGAAGGCGATCCCCTGCTCTGGTGGTCCCCCGATCCGCGTTGTGTCCTCGACCTTGCCGACCTGAAGATTTCCCGCAGCCTGGCCAAGGTTCTCCGGCAGGGAGTGTTCGAGTTGAGCTTCGACCGGGCCTTTGCCCAGGTGATCGACGCCTGTGCCGAGTTGCGCCGCCAGGGGGGAGCCGGAACCTGGATCACTCCGGAGATGAAGCTGGCCTATGGTGAGCTCCACCAGAAGGGGTATGCCCACTCGGTGGAATGCTGGCATCAGGGGCAGCTGGCGGGGGGGCTGTACGGGGTCTGTCTGGGGCGCTGCTTTTTCGGCGAATCGATGTTTCACCGGGTCAGCAATGCCTCCAAGGTCGCCTTGGTCGGCCTGGTAAGTCACCTGGCGCAGCGGCGGTTCGCCCTTCTGGACTGCCAGATGCCCACCTCCCACCTGATCTCCCTCGGCGCCCGCTGTATCAGCCGGGACGAATTCCTCCAGCGGCTCCGCCAGGGTGGAGTCGAGCCTTCCGTGTCGCCGGTTCCCGGCGGTTTCGATTGAGCCGGCCGGGGCCTCTCCAGGCCCGCGCAGGCCAAATTTCCGGGGCGGTCAGGCTGCCTTTAATTTAGGCAGATGGCTGCCGGCTCGCCTGGTGCAACGAGCTGCGCGGGTTATCCGCAAATTTCCCACAGGGTTTTCCACGCGGCTGTGGAAAAGTCCGAAAATTGCTGTAATTGCAAATGATTAGGATTTCGCCTCGGGAGTGGAGCCGGCGCTGGCGGAGAGGTGCTCGCGGACCAGGCGCTCGATCCGCTTTTGGTCGCTGGCGAGGATGTCGATAAACCGCATGCCGGCCGTGCGTCGGTCCTGGTCTGCGGCATCGCCCACCCAAACCACCTCGGCCAGAGCGCAAATGGGCTTGGCTCCTTCGGCAATTTCGAGAAACAGCAGGCAGAGGTCGGCCACCTCGACGGGAGGCCGGATGGGGATGCGGATGCCGCTGCAGCTGAGATTGACCTGGCAGCGGGGGAAGGGGCGCAGGCGCGAGAACTCCGCTTCGCCTTCCAGCAGGCGGAGGTTTTTCTCCCACTGCCCGCGGAAGGTGCGCAGTTCGCCGCGACCCTTGGTATAGCGCAGGCCGGCGGCGATGTCGATGCGGGGGTACTGGCGCCGCTGGTAGATCTCCAGATCGGGGTTGACCTCCACCCGGATCCGGTCGCGACCCTGCTGGGCGTG
This window encodes:
- the aat gene encoding leucyl/phenylalanyl-tRNA--protein transferase, with the translated sequence MPVFQLIDQPVFPPPRLADPEGLLAVGGDLSPARLLLAYSMGIFPWFNEGDPLLWWSPDPRCVLDLADLKISRSLAKVLRQGVFELSFDRAFAQVIDACAELRRQGGAGTWITPEMKLAYGELHQKGYAHSVECWHQGQLAGGLYGVCLGRCFFGESMFHRVSNASKVALVGLVSHLAQRRFALLDCQMPTSHLISLGARCISRDEFLQRLRQGGVEPSVSPVPGGFD
- a CDS encoding PilZ domain-containing protein translates to MRYPKYFKPGQKILIRPLVHRDDDRQETLTLYFRDGDESFFDLEIPYRIREGEDYPFTPQMPCELLSESFGLGLRLTGRFHAQQGRDRIRVEVNPDLEIYQRRQYPRIDIAAGLRYTKGRGELRTFRGQWEKNLRLLEGEAEFSRLRPFPRCQVNLSCSGIRIPIRPPVEVADLCLLFLEIAEGAKPICALAEVVWVGDAADQDRRTAGMRFIDILASDQKRIERLVREHLSASAGSTPEAKS
- the clpA gene encoding ATP-dependent Clp protease ATP-binding subunit ClpA, whose product is MFSQEVQITFSLAVREAQRRHHEYLTTEHVLYAMLFEESGQELLRNCGGDLELLRSELEEFFSSQLEPLPGSEESVPEQTVGLQRVLQRTVIHMHSAGKQQILVGDVLAAILEERNSHAAQLLESQGLSRLDVLNFISHGVAKVPGEEKSNSQPAPEGGEEPAPAPKKGAPARDPLEAFTVNLVERARLGKIDPLVGRAAELERTIQVLCRRRKNNPIYVGDPGVGKTAIAEGLALRIHQGEVPEVLQDFEIYTLDMGALLAGTKFRGDFEERIKAVLGALQKKPRAILFIDEIHTIVGAGATSGGSLDASNLLKPVLATGELRCIGSTTYEEYKNLFDKDRALSRRFQKIDILEPSVAETVEILKGLRSYYEEHHGVSYSDEALQAAAELSARHINYRHLPDKAIDVIDEVGSWFRIHPQAKNLVGVAEVEKVVASMARVPTRSVSTSDRRRLKNLDRDLKRKVFGQDAAIDVLCRSILRSRAGLGHPEKPVGSFLFTGPTGVGKTEVARQLALQMGVEFIRFDMSEYMEKHSVARLIGAPPGYVGFDQGGLLTDGVVKNPYAVLLLDEIEKAHPDLFSILLQVMDHGTLTDNNGKKADFRNVVLIMTSNAGARELSANPIGFGSPGPASAKQAIEKTFSPEFRNRLDAIIPFGALSEEVMLKVVDKFVGELRAQLEEREVTLSLSAGARRHLARSGYDPLYGARPLARLLQSRISDVIAGEILFGKLNRGGQVSVGIKGETLTFAYDSGK